The Chloroflexota bacterium genome window below encodes:
- a CDS encoding purine-nucleoside phosphorylase, with translation MPQIHLRAEAGDYAPLVLLPGDPNRARKIAERFDGGLEQARQVNEHRALYGWTGTYQGHPVSVQTSGMGTPSFAIVAEELLRLGAKQLIRVGTCGGIAPGLRTGDLVVALSACPTDGATNTYLHRDRYAPTADFALTHTLVHAAEQAGIPVRIGPVASVDVFYNTDPDYASKWRERGVLAFEMEASVLFYLAARAGAQAACLLTVSDVLNEEEGTEETYMSLEDLDAAVERMIEVALTAALQSGP, from the coding sequence GTGCCACAGATCCACCTCCGCGCGGAGGCCGGCGATTACGCGCCGCTGGTGCTGCTGCCGGGCGATCCGAACCGCGCTCGGAAGATCGCGGAGCGTTTCGACGGCGGGCTCGAACAGGCACGGCAGGTCAACGAGCACCGGGCGCTGTACGGCTGGACAGGCACGTATCAGGGGCACCCGGTCAGTGTCCAGACGTCGGGCATGGGAACGCCATCATTCGCGATCGTGGCCGAAGAGCTGCTGCGGCTGGGTGCAAAGCAGCTGATCCGAGTCGGGACATGCGGCGGCATCGCGCCGGGACTGCGCACCGGGGACCTCGTGGTTGCCCTCTCCGCCTGCCCGACCGACGGTGCGACCAACACCTATCTGCATAGGGACCGATACGCCCCGACCGCCGACTTCGCCCTGACCCACACCCTCGTGCATGCAGCCGAGCAGGCGGGGATCCCCGTGCGCATCGGGCCGGTGGCATCGGTCGACGTCTTCTACAACACCGATCCCGACTACGCCAGCAAGTGGCGCGAGCGCGGGGTGCTCGCCTTCGAGATGGAGGCGTCGGTCCTCTTCTACCTGGCGGCGCGCGCCGGGGCGCAGGCCGCATGCCTGCTCACCGTCAGCGACGTGCTGAACGAAGAGGAGGGAACGGAGGAGACCTACATGTCGCTCGAGGATCTCGACGCGGCGGTCGAGCGCATGATCGAGGTGGCGCTCACAGCCGCCTTACAATCGGGGCCATGA
- a CDS encoding inositol monophosphatase family protein: MPTSYYDDLAFAVALADQAGELLTTSYEQTMKVDRKSKRDVVTNVDYASEALLIKAIREQFPGDAILAEESGRHERADSAALPATSPGRGRWSRRIWVIDPLDGTVNYANGIPFFCVSIGLIEAGRPVVGVVLDPLRGDSYAATADGPATLNDKPVRASEKGVLGDFVVSMAIIGRGGIARERRVAHEIRISRRMGSAALALAYVASGRFDANVQNGGLSLWDVAAAGLIAERAGAKVTDLYGGPWWNVTKRPARLSIVAAPEPHHATLIELLRLARTTVQTRR; encoded by the coding sequence ATGCCCACCTCCTACTACGACGACCTTGCGTTCGCGGTTGCCCTGGCAGACCAGGCTGGCGAGCTGCTCACTACCAGCTACGAGCAGACGATGAAGGTCGATCGGAAGAGCAAGCGGGATGTCGTCACCAACGTGGACTACGCCAGCGAAGCGCTCCTGATCAAGGCCATCCGCGAGCAATTTCCAGGCGACGCCATCCTCGCTGAGGAGTCCGGCCGCCACGAACGGGCTGATTCGGCTGCGCTTCCTGCGACCAGCCCCGGTCGAGGCCGATGGAGCCGACGCATCTGGGTCATCGACCCGCTCGATGGCACGGTGAACTACGCCAACGGGATCCCGTTCTTCTGTGTCTCGATCGGGCTGATCGAAGCGGGGCGGCCGGTGGTCGGCGTGGTCCTCGATCCACTCCGCGGCGACTCCTACGCGGCGACAGCTGATGGACCCGCAACGCTGAACGACAAGCCGGTCCGAGCGAGCGAGAAGGGCGTGCTGGGCGACTTCGTGGTCAGCATGGCGATCATCGGCCGTGGAGGGATTGCGCGGGAACGGAGAGTTGCGCACGAGATCCGCATCTCGAGGCGAATGGGCAGTGCTGCCCTGGCGCTGGCCTACGTCGCCTCCGGCCGCTTCGATGCGAACGTGCAGAACGGCGGCCTCTCTCTGTGGGATGTCGCAGCCGCGGGATTGATCGCCGAGCGTGCGGGGGCGAAGGTGACGGACCTGTACGGCGGCCCGTGGTGGAACGTCACCAAGCGCCCGGCCCGGCTGAGCATCGTCGCCGCCCCTGAGCCGCACCACGCAACGCTGATCGAATTGCTGCGCCTCGCGCGAACGACGGTCCAGACCCGGCGCTAG
- a CDS encoding CoA pyrophosphatase codes for MDRILRGEHGWQEAIAHALSAATRPIVADPRFAPREAADGSSIPRYDRSTFPPARAAATLLLVYPGADAELTVPLTVRHADLREHPGEVSLPGGAVDPADASREATALREAWEEVGVDPAAVAIAGVLDDIWIPVSNFELRPFVGTAAEQPALVPHTDEVAEIVEVSLRHLLTDGAVGEELIEGPGWSLRAAVYRHQGHRIWGATARTLAMFASVLREADSR; via the coding sequence ATGGACCGAATCTTACGCGGCGAGCATGGATGGCAGGAAGCGATCGCCCACGCACTGAGTGCGGCGACCCGACCGATCGTTGCCGATCCGCGCTTCGCCCCGCGCGAGGCAGCCGACGGCTCGAGCATCCCGCGCTACGACCGCTCCACCTTCCCGCCGGCACGTGCGGCTGCCACCCTGCTGCTGGTCTATCCCGGTGCCGATGCCGAGCTGACGGTGCCGCTCACCGTCCGGCACGCCGACCTGCGCGAGCACCCCGGTGAAGTCTCGCTGCCAGGCGGCGCGGTTGACCCGGCCGATGCCTCCCGCGAGGCGACCGCGTTGCGGGAGGCGTGGGAGGAGGTTGGGGTCGACCCCGCCGCGGTGGCGATTGCCGGTGTCCTCGACGACATCTGGATCCCGGTCAGCAACTTCGAGCTGCGCCCGTTCGTCGGCACGGCGGCAGAGCAGCCTGCACTGGTGCCGCACACTGACGAGGTGGCGGAGATCGTCGAAGTCTCCCTGCGCCACCTGCTGACCGATGGCGCGGTCGGTGAGGAACTGATCGAGGGGCCCGGCTGGTCGCTGCGCGCTGCCGTCTATCGGCACCAGGGTCATCGCATCTGGGGCGCCACCGCCCGCACGCTGGCCATGTTCGCATCGGTCCTGCGCGAAGCGGACTCCCGCTAG
- a CDS encoding ABC transporter ATP-binding protein, translating to MTDITLDGVSFRYPRGGALALDRIDLRIGAGERVALIGQNGSGKTTLVRHLNGLLRPTTGRVLHDPIDVATRTVAQLARSVGLAFQDPDRQIFAGSVRREVEFGPRNLGLSGGALRAAVDEALAEVGLEADAGTNPYDLGASRRKLLALASVQAMGTPVLVLDEPTTGLDMRGVEIVKLAIDRAHAAGRTVIAVSHDMEFVATSFDRVVVLRTGRVILDGTPSSAFGEASWDALRSTNLEPPLPAVVGSRLGLGATPTDDALLAAL from the coding sequence ATGACCGATATCACCCTCGACGGAGTCAGCTTCCGATACCCACGGGGTGGGGCACTGGCGCTCGACCGGATCGACCTGCGCATCGGCGCCGGCGAACGGGTCGCCCTCATCGGCCAGAACGGCAGCGGCAAGACGACCCTGGTGCGCCATCTCAACGGACTCCTGCGACCCACGACGGGGCGCGTCCTGCACGATCCCATCGACGTGGCAACGCGCACGGTGGCGCAACTGGCACGCTCGGTTGGGCTTGCCTTCCAGGACCCCGATCGCCAGATCTTCGCCGGCAGCGTCCGCCGCGAGGTGGAGTTCGGGCCGCGTAACCTCGGCTTGAGCGGCGGTGCGCTGCGCGCGGCGGTCGACGAGGCCCTGGCCGAGGTCGGACTCGAGGCAGATGCCGGCACCAACCCGTATGACCTGGGAGCTTCGCGGCGCAAGCTCCTGGCGCTGGCATCGGTGCAGGCCATGGGCACGCCCGTGCTGGTCCTGGACGAGCCGACCACCGGACTGGACATGCGAGGCGTGGAGATCGTCAAGCTCGCCATCGACCGCGCTCACGCAGCGGGCAGGACCGTCATTGCCGTCAGCCACGACATGGAATTCGTGGCCACGTCCTTCGATCGGGTTGTCGTGCTCAGGACCGGCAGGGTGATCCTGGATGGGACGCCGTCATCGGCCTTTGGCGAGGCTTCGTGGGACGCACTGCGCTCGACCAACCTGGAGCCGCCACTCCCCGCGGTCGTTGGCTCGCGACTTGGACTGGGCGCCACCCCTACCGATGACGCACTTCTGGCAGCCCTCTAG
- a CDS encoding ABC transporter ATP-binding protein has product MAALMLTLESVTYRYAGAPRPSLHEVGLELRDGEVLGLVGASEAGKTTICLVASGLAPRTVGGTLTGRVLLDGEETAPLAMHELAGRIGIAFASPATQLSGVAATVYEEIAFGPMNLGLPRSEVIGRTEEALAALRIESLADRDPAQLSGGQQQLVAIAGLLALRPAHLVLDEPTAQLDPAGTAMVATALAGLAANGASILVAEQKTDLLAAICSRVVALDAGRTVLDGVAAEILADPRLTDLGVAPPAVVRLRRAAGEAKLPAAALARLDEALALAR; this is encoded by the coding sequence ATGGCTGCGCTGATGCTGACCCTCGAATCCGTCACCTACCGCTACGCCGGCGCCCCCCGCCCGTCGCTCCACGAGGTGGGCCTGGAGCTGCGCGACGGCGAGGTGCTCGGCCTGGTGGGCGCCTCCGAGGCGGGCAAGACGACCATCTGCCTGGTCGCCTCGGGGCTCGCACCGCGAACCGTGGGCGGCACGCTCACGGGACGCGTCCTGCTCGACGGGGAGGAGACGGCCCCACTCGCCATGCACGAGCTGGCCGGGCGGATCGGGATCGCCTTCGCCAGCCCCGCCACGCAGCTTTCCGGGGTGGCCGCCACGGTCTACGAAGAGATCGCCTTTGGACCAATGAACCTGGGCCTGCCACGTTCCGAGGTGATCGGTCGAACCGAAGAGGCGCTGGCGGCCCTGCGGATCGAGTCGCTCGCCGATCGCGACCCCGCCCAGCTCTCCGGCGGACAGCAGCAGCTGGTCGCGATTGCCGGCCTGCTCGCCCTTCGCCCCGCGCACCTGGTGCTGGACGAGCCGACCGCCCAGCTCGACCCCGCGGGCACGGCGATGGTCGCGACGGCCCTGGCCGGCCTCGCGGCCAACGGTGCGTCGATCCTGGTCGCCGAACAGAAGACCGATCTGCTGGCAGCGATCTGCTCACGGGTCGTGGCTCTCGACGCCGGTCGCACGGTGCTCGACGGGGTCGCCGCCGAGATTTTGGCCGATCCACGGCTCACCGACCTCGGCGTGGCTCCCCCGGCGGTCGTCCGCCTGCGGCGAGCGGCTGGCGAGGCGAAGCTGCCGGCGGCGGCACTCGCCCGCCTCGACGAGGCGCTGGCGCTGGCGCGATGA
- a CDS encoding energy-coupling factor transporter transmembrane component T, with translation MTDRLPSFLGAPGPTSVHRLNPLTKAALAAVTTALAVMAGGLLGPAILTAVAVVVPAVMGRILGRLLRTALLLTLPIAVSVLLVNLFFFPAGREILFQVGPITATAEGLGFALETLARIGAISGAITLFYLTTPASELVLDLERRGVSPRMAFVALASVQTVPGLVERAATITAAQRARGLDTEGSLWRRLRGVLPLAGPVLLGSITEVEGRTMALEARGFSRPGRRTLLWWPPDSARQRLARWLLMLAVPLLILARALGWLGWLR, from the coding sequence CTGACCGATCGCCTCCCCTCGTTCCTGGGGGCGCCCGGACCGACCAGCGTCCATCGCCTCAACCCGCTCACCAAGGCGGCGCTGGCGGCGGTGACCACGGCGTTGGCCGTGATGGCCGGGGGGCTGCTGGGCCCGGCCATCCTGACGGCGGTGGCGGTCGTCGTCCCTGCCGTGATGGGCCGAATCCTTGGCCGGCTGCTGCGCACGGCACTGCTGCTGACCCTGCCGATCGCGGTCAGCGTGCTGCTGGTCAACCTCTTCTTCTTCCCGGCGGGTCGCGAGATCCTGTTCCAGGTCGGGCCGATCACTGCCACCGCGGAGGGCCTCGGGTTCGCGCTCGAGACGCTGGCCCGCATCGGTGCCATCAGCGGCGCCATCACCCTCTTCTACTTGACCACGCCGGCGTCCGAGCTGGTGCTCGACCTCGAGCGCCGCGGCGTCTCGCCGCGCATGGCGTTCGTCGCACTCGCCTCGGTGCAGACGGTGCCGGGCCTGGTCGAGCGGGCGGCGACTATCACGGCCGCGCAGCGGGCCCGCGGCCTCGACACAGAGGGATCGCTGTGGCGGCGGCTGCGCGGCGTGCTGCCCCTGGCCGGACCGGTCCTACTGGGCTCTATCACCGAGGTCGAGGGGCGAACGATGGCCCTCGAGGCACGCGGATTCAGCCGCCCGGGGCGTCGCACGCTGCTGTGGTGGCCACCGGACTCGGCGCGCCAACGACTGGCCCGCTGGCTGCTGATGCTGGCGGTGCCGCTGCTGATCCTCGCGCGCGCGTTGGGCTGGCTGGGATGGCTGCGCTGA
- a CDS encoding nucleoside hydrolase, whose translation MQASPTDAEPRPVLLDVDTGIDDMIALLIAATAPELNLRGVTCVAGNVEIHHVARNTGKILRLVGRGDVPVSIGAARPLHRRLRTAPDTHGPTGTGYVELTGEDPELGSTDYTAVPAPRYLAAHIERHPGELSVVALGPLTNLASAVLNGVDLAGGLRELIWMGGTLEERGNTTETGEWNACVDPEAAEAVLAAGAISRIFPLDATQDLIFTLEDLDALPGTPLSAIVRDAVRFYISFHRHAEGIDGCYLHDPVTLIGSLLRPDLVTEAVDERLACDTGNDPHLAGSLYRSRDETRLPVSIVTELDAEGMHRELLERLTRAVAVPTRVMQPQHKGG comes from the coding sequence TTTGCTCATCGCGGCGACCGCTCCCGAGCTGAACCTTCGCGGCGTCACCTGCGTGGCGGGCAATGTCGAGATCCACCACGTCGCGCGCAACACCGGCAAGATCCTGCGCCTGGTGGGGCGCGGCGACGTGCCGGTCAGCATCGGCGCGGCACGCCCCCTCCATCGCCGCCTGCGCACCGCGCCCGACACGCACGGCCCCACCGGCACCGGCTACGTCGAGCTGACCGGGGAGGATCCCGAGCTTGGATCGACCGACTACACGGCGGTGCCCGCGCCGCGCTACCTCGCCGCGCACATCGAGCGACACCCGGGCGAGCTGAGCGTGGTGGCGCTGGGTCCGCTCACCAACCTGGCATCCGCCGTCCTGAACGGGGTGGATCTTGCCGGCGGGCTCCGCGAGCTGATCTGGATGGGCGGCACGCTGGAGGAACGGGGCAACACCACGGAGACCGGCGAATGGAATGCGTGCGTCGATCCCGAGGCGGCCGAAGCAGTCCTGGCCGCCGGGGCCATCTCGCGCATCTTTCCGCTCGACGCCACCCAGGACCTGATCTTCACGCTCGAGGATCTCGACGCCCTGCCGGGCACACCCCTGTCGGCGATCGTGCGTGACGCGGTGCGCTTCTACATCTCCTTCCACCGGCACGCGGAGGGGATCGACGGCTGCTACCTGCATGACCCGGTCACGCTGATCGGGTCGCTGCTGCGCCCCGACCTGGTAACCGAGGCCGTCGATGAGCGATTGGCCTGCGACACGGGCAACGATCCGCACCTGGCCGGCAGCCTGTACCGATCCAGGGACGAGACTCGCCTGCCGGTGAGCATCGTCACGGAGCTGGACGCGGAGGGGATGCATCGCGAGCTCCTGGAACGCCTCACGCGCGCGGTCGCGGTGCCGACCCGCGTGATGCAGCCACAGCACAAGGGAGGTTGA